One Nostoc sp. CENA543 genomic window, AGCCAGAAGATGTATTTGTACAACGCGAAATTCTGGAAGCCATCCAATTAGGTGTACCACTAATCTATGAAATTTTATCTGGTGAGCCTGTAGAGATGGAAAGAATTATATTAGAAAAATTTCACCAACGCTTAATAAATTTATTTAGTTAGTGACTCAACTGAAAAAATACCAAGGAAATGTCATCTTTATCGAAAGAAATGTGCTTTTAAAATTAACTTTTATAGAATCTCGGTTAAAAAATAAATAAAAATTAATAACTTGCTAAACAAGTACATTATTTGATGTAGATTTTATTGCCAATATTCCCTAAGTAACAGGCTAAAATCCCCCAATAGGGCATTGAAAACAAGTGGAAAATATTGTTTTTTATTAGTTTGATGCCTAAAATTGCACAATGAAATTGTGCAGAATACTACTTTTGAGACAGGGCATATTATGCACATACCTGATGGATTTGTTTCTGTGCCGGTAGCAGGTGCTACAGGTTTAGCAAGTTTTGTTGCACTATTTGTTGCTTGTGAGCGATCGCAGCAAGCCTTTGGTATCCGTCGCGCGCCTATACTGGGCTTAACCACAGCTTTCATTTTTGCAGCGCAAATGATTAATTTCCCCGTTGCCGGGGGTACAAGTGGTCACTTATTGGGAGGAACTTTAGCAGCAATTATTCTCGGTAGCCCTTGGGCGGGAATGCTTTGTATTGCTACAGTCTTAATTATTCAAGCGGTGTTATTCGCTGATGGTGGTATCACCGCCTTGGGGGCTAACATTTTCAATATGGCAGTAATTGGTGTTTGGGTAGGGTGGATATTGACCCAGACATTGCAAAGACTACTGGGAGGCGCGAAAGGACGCTTACCCTTAGCGGCGGGAATTGCTGCTGGCATCAGCGTAGTAGTAGCTGCTATAGCTTGTGCAATTGAATTAGCCCTTTCTGGAACTGCACCCATCACCATAGTTTTACCAGCCATGACAGGAATTCATATTTTGATTGGTGTGGGTGAAGGGTTAATTACTGGTGGTGTATTGGCTTATTTAGCTAAAGCGCGCCCAGATTTACTACCAGGGGAACAGGAACAGATGCGCGGTTGGGTAGTACCTGTAGTTAGCATAGTGTTAATAGCTGGTGTCCTATCACTCGTCGCCTCAGCTTGGCCTGATGGCTTAGAAAAAGTAGCAGAAGAATTAGGTTTTATCAAATTGGCTGAACAAGTACGGATATCTGTACCCACACCCTTAGCAGACTATGGAATTGAAGGTTTAGGAATCATTGGTACAAGCATCGCAGGCTTATTAGGTGCGGCGGTTTGCTTTGCTGTCGCCTTTGGGATAGCTAAAGTAGTACAGCCGAAGAATGCTTAGTTGGGGATTGGGGATTGGGGACTTATCAATTCAAAATTCAAAATTCAAAATTCAAAATTAAAGAATTGATTACGAAACACTCATTACTCATTACTCAGCACCGGCTAAACGCCGCGCTTCCGCTAACAGCACTCCTCACTCCTCACTTTGCAATACTTTTGAAATTTTGACTTGAATATGCCTTTACGCTTGCATTTATCTCTTGTGATTGTTGTGGGAACGGCTTTACTAAAGCATCATGCTTGGTATTGGCTGGCTGTGTATGGCGCGATCGCTTTAATTTGGCTAGCAGTTTTACGTCCGCCAATTCGCCAAATGGGAGGATTGCTAGGTACAGAGTTAATTTTCTTATCTTTAGTTGCATTACCCTTGGGTTGGGAACGCGCCAGTTTTTTGTTAGTTCGTTCCCTCATCTGTCTCATCGTCATGAACAGTTTCTTATTAACCCTACCCCCCCATAGTTTCGGTATCGCCCTCAAAAGTCTACCTGTTCCCCCCGCCCTCAAAGAAAACTTACTCCTAGCTGGACAATACCTGGAAATCTTACTAGCGGAAGTCCAAAGGATGCAGCGTAGCGCGCAGCTACGCGGTTTAAATGGTGCATCAGGTTGGCTACGCTATGCTAGTGCAGCAATGATTGGTACTTTGTACATCCGTAGTCTAGAAAGGGCGGAACGTGTCTATGGTGCAATGGTCATTCGTGGCTATAACGGACAATTACCCGTAGATTTTAAATTTCCAGCTAAAGAACGCTTCTTGCTGTTCTTAGCTTGGGTGATCGCGATTTGTTTTACTCTCAGTTCCTATAGAGTTGTGAATTTTGAAATCTTTAACTTCTAACCCCCAAACTTCCATCCGTCACCCCAATAATGGCATCGTTGAGGTGAAAAATTTAGTTTACGCCTATCCCCATCAAGAACCTGTATTAACAGATATCTCCTTTAGTTTAAATGCAGGCGATCGCGTGGCTTTAATGGGTGCAACTGGTTCTGGTAAAAGTACCTTACTAGAAAATCTCATTGGTTTGAAACAACCAAAATCTGGTGAAATTTCTATTAATCACATCCCCATAGCACCCCAAACTCTCCCCCAAGTCCGCAAACAAATTGGCTTTAGCTTTCAAGATGCTAACGACCAATTATTTATGCCCACTATCCTCGAAGATATTACCTTCGGCCCCCGCAACTATGGCGTATCCCCAGCTATAGCGCGCGATCGCGCCCGTCAACTTTTAGCAGATTTTGGTCTAGCCGCCTACGCCCACCGTTCCGCCCACGAACTATCAGGAGGACAAAGACGATTAGCCGCCCTCGCCGCTATTTTGGCACTAGAACCACAAATTCTAATTTTAGATGAACCAACCACCGGACTAGATCCCGCATGGCGGCGACACTTAGCCCAAGTATTATTAAATCTACCAGTGCAAGTTATATTAATAGCTTCCCATGAATTACATTGGTTGGGAAAAGTCACTCAACGCGCTCTAGTATTATCTGGTGGTCGCATCGCCATTGATAGTGAAATTCAACCACTTTTGCAGGATGGAGAAACTTTAGAAAACTTAGGTTTACCCATAGGTTGGTGAATAGATGACCGTAACTACCTATAAATGGACTATTGAACGCTATCACCGAGCCATAGAAGCAGGTATTTTTGACGACCAGCCCATAGAATTATTACACGGTGATTTGATCCTGATGCCTCCAGAACGTGAACCTCACGCCTACTACAATTCAGAAGCAGCCGATTACCTCCGCACATTGCTTGGGGAACAGGTAAAAATCAGAGATGCCAAACCCATCACCCTACCCAATGATTCTGAACCCGCCCCTGATATTGCCATTGTTAAACCTTTAGGCGAAACTTACCTAAAACATCATCCTTACCCTGAAGATATATATTGGGTGATTGAATTCTCACAAGCTACTCTCAGCAAAGACTTAAATGAGAAAAAACAAATTTACGCAGAAGCAGGGATCATAGAATATTGGGTCGTCAATCTCAGAACTTTCCAATTACAAGTATTTCGCAACCTGCAAAATGGTCAATACACAACTGAAATAATATTGACCACAGGTATTATTTCACCCCTCGCCTTTCCTAATGTATTCGTCCAAGTTCAACGCCTCATAGGTTTCAGAAAATAGTTACTGGGTATAGGTAAAGCACAACAAAACTAATGACTCATGACTTTCTAATTATCTAGATTCTGATACTCTCTAACTGAGAGTTGAAACTGGGGAATTTATGCAAAACGCACCACTCACCAATGCTAGTCAAGAAATCAAATTATTAGTTTTAGATATAGACGGCACAATTTCGGGAGAGTCAAACACCATTAGTCAACCCGTCAAGCAAGCGATCGCCGCCGTTCAAGCTCAAGGTATTGCCGTGGCGATCGCTACAGGCAGAATGTATCGCTCGGCACTACGTTTTCATCAAGATATAAATTCCACCTTGCCACTCATGGCTTATCAAGGTGCTTGGATTCAAGACCCCATTAGCCAAAAAATTTACCAACATTCACCCGTATCTAGAAATATTGCGGAACAATTACTAGATTATTTTGAACAGCCAGCTTTGCGATCGCTCTTATCTGTCCATTTCTACATTAATGATCAACTATACGTGCGGGATATCACCCCAGAAACTCAAGCCTATGCACAACGTTCTGGTATTACTCCCATCTCTGTCGGAGATTTACGCCAAACTCTAGCGACTGAACCCACCAAAATTTTAGCTTTGTGCGACGATACCAGCGTCATCAAAGATTTGTTAGGCAATTTACGCCGCCAATACACCCCAGCAGAACTTTATATGACAACCTCCGTTGCTACCTTCTTTGAAGCGACAAATGCCATTGTCAACAAAGGTAATGCTGTGCGTTACCTAGCAGAAGACGTACTGGGGTTACAAAGCCATAATGTGATGACTATTGGTGATAACTTTAATGATTTAGAAATGCTGGAATATGCAGGAATTGGTGTAGCGATGGGTAACGCACCAGAAGACGTAAAAGCGATCGCGAATTGGGTAGCTCCGAGTGTAGAGTTAGACGGAGTAGCAACCGCCATTGAAAAATTTTTACTCAGTTAAGAAACGTGGGTGAAGCCAAGATAAAGCTCACAACCCCTAAAATCAGAAAGAACACCGACGACTGGCCGTGTTTCGTCTCGGTGTTCCTGCTGGTTCGCTCCTCACACACCAGTTAATATAACTGAGGTCAATCAATCCGTCAATACTTAGATAGTAGTCATTAGTCATTAGTCATTAGTCATTAGTCATTAGTTTTTCTCCCCCTGCTCCCTGTCCCCTGCCCCCCCTGCTTTCCCAATCCCCAACTACTAAAGTTCAACTGGTGCATCAATTTCTAATTTCCCGATGAGTAACACCCTGAGAACGCATTGAGTCGCCATGACTAATCCCAATCTGGCTTGGGTAAGTTCTGGTGAGTTTGTCTTTACCTCCCCCCAAATGCGGCATTGACTCCAAAAGTTTAAAAAAGCCTGACTCACATCCCAGGCGATTTTTTCCCAGTTGACTTTTTCAGGTTCCTCAGCACACTCTAATTCATCTACAGCTTTGATTAATTCCATGATTAAATGAATCTCGCTTGGCTGATGCAGGTGTAATTTGCGATCGCTATTGAGCCAAGGTAAGTCCTCTATTTTGACTAAACTTCCCAAATGTACACTTGCTCCACTCGCTGGTAATTTTTGTCCTCCAGTGATCATTCCTTCCCGATGGGCTAACAATATCAATGAGTAACAACGTGCATGAGCATATTGAATGGTAAATAAACGTGATGAATTTTCAGTTTGTCTGCTGTCCGATTTGTTATGAAACCCTAACTTTAGCCCTTGAAAATGAAAATAACTTTTTGAGGCTCCCAAGGCAACACTTTGCAACCAATCTGCTAGCAAAGGATGTGTTACCTCAATGTGTACCCATCCAGGGGTAACTATTCGTGTCAGCAGTGTTCCTCCAGAAGTAGTAAATATGTGCTGTGCGATCGCACTGGCTATTTCTTCAGTCACGGAATTATGAGATTTTGCCAGTTGCAACGCTACACCTGAAATATACAAAACTCGATTAGCATCTCTACCTTTATATAGAGGTATTTTTATATTTTTTATGCGTTCAAAACCCGCCCCAGCTATATACGTATCGACGGCAACTATCAAATAGCTGTTTATCAAATGCTTGATAGCTGTATTTTTACTCACTCGTAGGTTTTAGTACACTGATATTTACTTTAAAAACTTTGTTGTAGAAATTACTTAAATAAATGTCATCTGTCTCTAGATATAATATTCTTATGAAGAGAGAAAAATGAGATTAGCATAAAATTTCATAAATATTAGATGAATAATATGTAAACTTTACTACCATCATTGTACAGTAAGAAGTATAACAAAATAGTAGGGCGCAAATTTGCTCTCTACTTTGTTTGATGGCTGGCGCTGTTAGGCGTTAGGCCTACTTCCAAAACACAAAGACACTCCTTGCACCTTAATTTATGTCGTCTTTGTCTTCAGCCGAACGCTCTTTGTTACCTATGCAATCTCCATCTTCCTTTTCTGAGGCATCACGCCCTTTTCTGACTTGGCAACGTATTCTTGACTGGGCGCAGGAACACTATCGCTGCCGCACCTTTAGCAAAGATGAGCGAATTCCAGCCCGTCCTGGATTGCTTTACTTGGTACAAAGAGGTGCGATCCGCATGGTAGGAACTGCCCAAGTCAGTGCTACTGCGAGTCAGTTAACTTCTCGTCGAATCAACAGAACTCCAGAAGAAGCTTTCTTGGGTTTTGTTGGTGCAGGACAGCCATTTGAAATTGTGGCTCAGTCACCCTTTACGCTGCAAGCTTATGCTCACGTTGACCAAACAGCAGTGTTGTGGATGTACTGGCATGATTTAGATAACTGGCCTCACTTCCGTCGTGAAGTCATGGATGCCTTCAAATACCAGCACCAGCGCAAATTGTTGTGGTTGAGTGCTTTGGGACAACGCCGTACCATCGACCGCCTCTTAGGATTCCTCACTTTGTTAATTGAGGAATATGGAGAGCCTGCTATGAGTGAGACAGACCCCGATGTGATTCGTGGTTATTGTCTGCCTTTCCCCCTCACTCATGCCCAAATTGGTAGCGCGATTGGTTCAACTCGTGTTACTGTCACCCGCTTGATGGGTAAGTTACGTCAACGTGGCTTAATCCTCACTCAAGGGGATAATCTGATTTGTCTGCCAGCAGAGTCAATTAACAGAGCCAGCTAAGAAAGTGTGATTGACCGTCTAGGGCATCTACAATAAGGAACTGCCACTCTGTTCAACAGCAATTAGGAAACAGGTGTTGGCAAAGGTTGACGGTCAAATAAAACAAATCAGTTCCCAAAGACCCGATCAATTTGCAGTAAGTCAGCGCCAGCAACACTTGCTTACTGCTCAAAAAACATCAATCTGTTTGACCACCACAAACAGATTGTGCTATCGGGAAAATCTCCAAATACCAGTCTCAATGTTCGATTGATGCCATTGACCAATACTGTTAGGGAGGACAAGACAGTTCTTGGCATGGTTAAGTACATAGCAAACTGAGTTTGCACTAACTGCAAAGGCTACTTGAACATTGAGGCGAGATTATTGGAGATAGCTAACAGATATTTTCTTGGCTGAATACGTAGCACAAATCAAGTGATTCAGCATCAACAAACCAAACTAATTTCAGAAAAATTAACGCGATCGCCATGAGTATTATTTAGTCAGGCGATCGCTTTGCATTTTAGCAGCTTGTCAAAAATCAATAGTCAACCATCAACATTAGGTCAAATTAAACTGCTGCGATACTATTTTTATAATGTAAATCACATCACATAAACTTATGGAGCCAAACTATTTACCGACAGAGGTGATTTTAAATCATCCTCGTCGCTCCCTGGGTAAAGTTCAACTAGATTGGACACCCCAGCCAGGGAACTACCTCGATTTAGAAGGTAAAACCTACGCAGTTTTAGAACGCCGCCATCGCTATCAATTCAAATCAGGACGTTATCGTCTACATAATATCGCCCTCTATGTGCAGACTGCTCAAAGACCATCTGAGAAAAGTTTAGTTGCAGGGCGTTGGGTAGTTGGGGATGCTAGCTGTGTGTATAACGCCCATTCAGAAATTATTCGCTGTGCGGTTAATCCTAATGGGCCTTGCGAATCCTGTCGTTTTTATGAAGCAGTTAGCAATCTATCAAATTAAGTTAATCTCCATTCCCTAACATTTCACCAACAGTTAAACGCGTACCATTAACAAAATCCCAACCTGATTGGGGACGTTTCCCAGCTAATTGAACCTCTCGCAACAGTAACAAACCTTCACCAGTTTGCACAATTGCACCAATT contains:
- a CDS encoding energy-coupling factor ABC transporter permease, with product MHIPDGFVSVPVAGATGLASFVALFVACERSQQAFGIRRAPILGLTTAFIFAAQMINFPVAGGTSGHLLGGTLAAIILGSPWAGMLCIATVLIIQAVLFADGGITALGANIFNMAVIGVWVGWILTQTLQRLLGGAKGRLPLAAGIAAGISVVVAAIACAIELALSGTAPITIVLPAMTGIHILIGVGEGLITGGVLAYLAKARPDLLPGEQEQMRGWVVPVVSIVLIAGVLSLVASAWPDGLEKVAEELGFIKLAEQVRISVPTPLADYGIEGLGIIGTSIAGLLGAAVCFAVAFGIAKVVQPKNA
- a CDS encoding energy-coupling factor transporter transmembrane protein EcfT, which encodes MPLRLHLSLVIVVGTALLKHHAWYWLAVYGAIALIWLAVLRPPIRQMGGLLGTELIFLSLVALPLGWERASFLLVRSLICLIVMNSFLLTLPPHSFGIALKSLPVPPALKENLLLAGQYLEILLAEVQRMQRSAQLRGLNGASGWLRYASAAMIGTLYIRSLERAERVYGAMVIRGYNGQLPVDFKFPAKERFLLFLAWVIAICFTLSSYRVVNFEIFNF
- a CDS encoding energy-coupling factor ABC transporter ATP-binding protein encodes the protein MKSLTSNPQTSIRHPNNGIVEVKNLVYAYPHQEPVLTDISFSLNAGDRVALMGATGSGKSTLLENLIGLKQPKSGEISINHIPIAPQTLPQVRKQIGFSFQDANDQLFMPTILEDITFGPRNYGVSPAIARDRARQLLADFGLAAYAHRSAHELSGGQRRLAALAAILALEPQILILDEPTTGLDPAWRRHLAQVLLNLPVQVILIASHELHWLGKVTQRALVLSGGRIAIDSEIQPLLQDGETLENLGLPIGW
- a CDS encoding Uma2 family endonuclease → MTVTTYKWTIERYHRAIEAGIFDDQPIELLHGDLILMPPEREPHAYYNSEAADYLRTLLGEQVKIRDAKPITLPNDSEPAPDIAIVKPLGETYLKHHPYPEDIYWVIEFSQATLSKDLNEKKQIYAEAGIIEYWVVNLRTFQLQVFRNLQNGQYTTEIILTTGIISPLAFPNVFVQVQRLIGFRK
- a CDS encoding Cof-type HAD-IIB family hydrolase, translated to MQNAPLTNASQEIKLLVLDIDGTISGESNTISQPVKQAIAAVQAQGIAVAIATGRMYRSALRFHQDINSTLPLMAYQGAWIQDPISQKIYQHSPVSRNIAEQLLDYFEQPALRSLLSVHFYINDQLYVRDITPETQAYAQRSGITPISVGDLRQTLATEPTKILALCDDTSVIKDLLGNLRRQYTPAELYMTTSVATFFEATNAIVNKGNAVRYLAEDVLGLQSHNVMTIGDNFNDLEMLEYAGIGVAMGNAPEDVKAIANWVAPSVELDGVATAIEKFLLS
- a CDS encoding DALR anticodon-binding domain-containing protein, whose protein sequence is MSKNTAIKHLINSYLIVAVDTYIAGAGFERIKNIKIPLYKGRDANRVLYISGVALQLAKSHNSVTEEIASAIAQHIFTTSGGTLLTRIVTPGWVHIEVTHPLLADWLQSVALGASKSYFHFQGLKLGFHNKSDSRQTENSSRLFTIQYAHARCYSLILLAHREGMITGGQKLPASGASVHLGSLVKIEDLPWLNSDRKLHLHQPSEIHLIMELIKAVDELECAEEPEKVNWEKIAWDVSQAFLNFWSQCRIWGEVKTNSPELTQARLGLVMATQCVLRVLLIGKLEIDAPVEL
- a CDS encoding Crp/Fnr family transcriptional regulator, encoding MSSLSSAERSLLPMQSPSSFSEASRPFLTWQRILDWAQEHYRCRTFSKDERIPARPGLLYLVQRGAIRMVGTAQVSATASQLTSRRINRTPEEAFLGFVGAGQPFEIVAQSPFTLQAYAHVDQTAVLWMYWHDLDNWPHFRREVMDAFKYQHQRKLLWLSALGQRRTIDRLLGFLTLLIEEYGEPAMSETDPDVIRGYCLPFPLTHAQIGSAIGSTRVTVTRLMGKLRQRGLILTQGDNLICLPAESINRAS
- a CDS encoding DUF6464 family protein — translated: MEPNYLPTEVILNHPRRSLGKVQLDWTPQPGNYLDLEGKTYAVLERRHRYQFKSGRYRLHNIALYVQTAQRPSEKSLVAGRWVVGDASCVYNAHSEIIRCAVNPNGPCESCRFYEAVSNLSN